cccaatgGACCCCAAGGTACCAACGAATCAccaaggcacacataggcgggacatcaggacccaggcaggacatcagggtacacgaggacatccaGGCACAGgccagacatcaggatacagacaggacatcgggacatctggactcaggaaggacatcagggaacacgaggtcatcaggatacAGGTAAGACATCAGGGTTTCTGTACACAGGAAGGACCTCAGGACATTGGGACACAGGCAGAGCATCAGGATAtatgggtccatgaggtcatcaggacacaggcaggacatcagggtacagacaggacatcaggacatctggacccagggtcaccggcagacatcagacaggagtcattcggttccggacatccgaagcGACCCAcaggcaccaccatagtcatcaggctccaagctccagacagcagtcatcaggttccagactacgGTCATcaagctccgggcatcggacctaggaaggaactcaagcgtgatggtgcaagaggcttctctctgctgtagagtgtaaattCTCATGATTaacgaggtctcctctctctgtcctgttgagcataagctcttatgatcagtgcggTCATCTCTCTTTTTTATGTagtgtgtaaactcttatgatcagtgcgGTCCTCTCTCTTATGTAGATTATAAGTTCTTATGACCAGTGAGAtcctctctcctataaagtgtaaCATGTTATGAttggcggggtcttctctctctcttttttctatagagtgtaagctcttatggtcagcggggttctctctgtctctcctgtagagtgtaagctcttaagatcAGTGTGGTCCTTTCTTTCTCTATCctctagagcgtaagctcttataatcagcaGGGGCTTCTGTCTCTTTTCTGTAGTATATAGGCATCTATGATGAGCGAtttctcctctctcttctgtagagtgtaagttcttatgttcATTAGGAtcctctctctatcctgtagagtacaAGCTCATTTTGTTAGCGGAGTCCTCTCTTTCTTTTCTGTAGTGTAAAagctcttaggctgggttcacattgcgttgggcaCATCCGTTGGATGGACTTTGTTACACCGCGGCATTAAcgcgtgtaacgtagtctgttaacaccgccattgattccaatgtcggacgcatcgctagcgcacgcccacaatgggcgtgcgctagtgatgtgccgtcattgagtgacggaccccgagacgcgggctgcagcgtttccgggtccgtcactgctagcgcagatagcgctagtagatgctctatctgcgctagtttgctgccataacggcacttgcgttaacagcagcccgttaacgtatgtgttgaacgggctgctattaacgcaatgtgaacccagccttatagtcGGAGGGGTCATCTCTTTCTCCTATTGAGTGCAAGCTCTTatcatcagtggggttctctctttctcttGACCCCCACATTTATTTTCTCAGCAATtaaaagctttccagtattgagattcatgAGAATTTATTTGCTCCAAATCAAACTTTTCAAGAAAATTTTTAAAGCTGTCGAATTTGAATTTCAAAGGATCTGGTTATCTTTACTTGCAAATGATTGAGAGACTATGTTATATCAATAGACGACATCACTTGTTTAGTGTCAGAGGTGTTGTACAAATACATTCTCAAAAAAGCTTTAATGTGTTCTACATCTACTACTTCTCAGTGCATTTTATGTCAGTATTCATTAGACATTAAATGTTATTAGCAATTATCCCATCTAAAGTTGTTACCAATAGCCTGTAGCTGCATTGTTAGACTGAGATACTAGAACTTTCCAGTACAACTACTTGAGTAATTTCCAATTATAGCTCACTCATTCCAAGTTCTAAAAATAATCACAGGGCTCTCCATAAAGCAGCTGCACCTTCCCAATGCCAACAGCATACTCAGCCCAGACAGAGACCAGATAACTTGTCTAACTGATCTACAGCAAGGATGTCTGAACGTAGAGTACCCTTCACTTTTCTCCGTACCCCCAGCTGGGAGCCATTCAGGGACTGGTACCAAGGAACCAACCGATTGTTTGACCAGTCATTTGGTATGCCAAGATTAGCTGAAGACTTGTACCAATGGCCTAGCACTAGCTGGCCGGGCTATGTCCGTCTTTTTCCAAGTCAGTCAGTAGATCTTATGCCACCCAGTACCATACCAGCAGTAGTTCCACCTGTTGGTGCGACTGTGCCTGATTTCCAACGGGTTCTAAGTCGGCAACTCAGCAGTGGAATCTCTGAAATCCGTCAAACATCAGACCAATGGAAGATCAGTTTGGATGTCAATCACTTTGCTCCAGAAGAACTGGTTGTGAAAACAAAGGATGGCATTGTGGAAATCACAGGTAAATATTGTGCTTTAAATACCATATATTAATACAGTAGCTTACCTAATAAATAATGAGCATTAAATAGTTAGAATTTaggatattattatatatattttttattttgatgttGATAATGAGGTACAGTACACGGACACTAAATTGATGGATCTGAAATATCATATATGTTTCTACTCAAATAGATTAAGTAGCATACACTACCTATTATTTTAGAGATATGAAGAAATTGGCCAAGTCAAGATAAAAGATGAACTATGCAAAGTAAGGAAcagaaattgtttaaaaaattgatTGGATGCAATCCGGGTAACTTTTATTAAAAATCCCACATCTAACATTTTAGAACTGACAGTTCTTTTGTTATAAATAACAACTGGAACAGATGGTAGTTCCATCACTCACAGGTCACCAGTGGTGATGACACTTTACTGTCATCATAGTGTCTTTCTAATCTAACTTTTTCTATAAAAAGAAAGCTAAAAATGGCTTCTGATAGGGAAGCTCAGTGACCACTGCTCTGCATTTTGTTTATGAACATACCCTATGTATATTTTTTTAGTGTTTGGCGCTTGTTAATGCTGTTTTTGTGCTTCTATCTCTTTATTAGTCAAATGTTGAGCTTTTTTCAGATAGAAATTGAAATGTTACTGTTTGTGAACAGTGAAAAAAAACATGTGCACCATAGGCTAATTTTCACAAACTGTTCTAAATTTTATTTTTCTGGATTTTGAAGAAGAATTTGTTATAAAATCCTTGTAAAAACAATGTATAAACATACTCAGTAGTCATTTATTGTGCTTACAAAATATCAGTAAAATCACACATTTACCATAAAATCAAACGTCAATACTTCTAGAGCCCAACTCCAGTTTTACCTGGTTGGCTTCTACTGACAAAATATAAAGTCCGCAGAGGCAATATAGACACTAAATCGTTCAGATTTTGCCGTGGTTTTTGATGCAAAAAGATTTAAAAAGCTGCATTTCAAAGGCTGAAATTTGcttcaaaaaacaaaacataaattgTTATAATTCCAATTCACCAGTTCCAGGAATTTTATGCTTTGTAAATTCTCCATAGCATGTGGATCAGAATTTGTGACTGCTATTATTAGTGCAACTGTAATTTGGATGGAAAATCAAGGGCATATATGATCTGTGTACAAATACCCAAAATGTTTCTATGTTTCTTCACAACACAAACTCGTAAAGTTTTATAATGATGCCTCAGAGGGGTTAGGACAACCAAGGACACATATTATTAGACATAATTTTCTGATtttgaatgttcatttttccttgttTCCGAATTACTGGAAACCAGTATAAGTGAACtccttcccgccgcggcccttttttgtttttgtgtttttgtttttcactcccctccttcccagagccataacttttttatttttccgtcaatatggtcatgtgagggcttattttttgcgggacggcgacccaaaaaatgtaattctggcgtttcaattttttttctcactacgctgtttagcgatcaggttaatgtttttttattgatagatcgggcgattctgaacccggcgataccaaatatgtgtaggtttgattttttttattgttttattttggatggggcgagaggtggatgatttaaactttttttttttaaattttcagatttttaaaaacgttttttttttgcttttgccatgcttcaatagccttcatgggaggctagaagctggcaccactcgatcggttcagctacatagaagcgatcatcagatcgctgctatgtagctgaattgcaggtttgctatgagcgccgacctcaacgacctctatggttaccatcctgatgaatcgccgacccccgatcatgtgacgggtcggcgatgcgctcatttccagccgagcagccggaagcggtagttaaatgccattgtcagcgtttgacagcggcatttaacaggttagtaGTGGtggttgaatcgcgatttcaccctcctctattgcgcacacatgtcagctgtacaaaacagctgacatgttgcgactttgatgtgggctcaccgccggagcccacatcaaagggggacacatgacatgcgctgtactagtacagcgcatgtcgtgaaggggttaaacctttgaGAAATAATCCACTTTGTTTTTGAATGTTTCCATATGATATTACGAACATACTGAGGTTTTATTGTGCGCTTCATAACCAGATGCTGAAAACTTCACTATTGCTAAAACAACCTAAAGGGACCCTATCAAGtgaaaaaaaaaccactataaacgcTATTAGCTTAcagatatggtgttaatctgcCGGGTAATAGTGTTCTGAAGCCGTGCAGCTGCCATATTGAAAGCCCAGCTACCAGGAGGAAATCAACTTCAATACTCCCCACATCCTCGGGCTTCCAGTCATAGAGATGTGGCCGGAGAAGCTTCAGtcactgctagtgttgagcattccgataccgcaagtatcgggtatcggccgatacttgcggtatcggaattccgataccgagatccgatacttttgtgatatcgggtatcggtatcggatcaatagggatgtgtaaaataaagaattaaaataaaaaatattgatatgctcacctctccggcggcccctgg
The Ranitomeya imitator isolate aRanImi1 chromosome 3, aRanImi1.pri, whole genome shotgun sequence genome window above contains:
- the HSPB1 gene encoding heat shock protein beta-1 gives rise to the protein MSERRVPFTFLRTPSWEPFRDWYQGTNRLFDQSFGMPRLAEDLYQWPSTSWPGYVRLFPSQSVDLMPPSTIPAVVPPVGATVPDFQRVLSRQLSSGISEIRQTSDQWKISLDVNHFAPEELVVKTKDGIVEITGKHEEKQDEHGFISRCFTRKYTLPSGADITTVSSSLSPDGILTVEAPLPKPAIQSAEITIPVTFQSRAEIGTSDAKKAEEAGKK